The Hoplias malabaricus isolate fHopMal1 chromosome X2, fHopMal1.hap1, whole genome shotgun sequence genomic interval CAATTGTCATTGCTCAACGGTGTCCTCTACTGGATAAAAACATGCCCATTATCCAAATTCCATGATCCACAATCAACTTggcataaatataataaacaggTATTTGATCAGGTAGTAAAGtcaaaatgactgaaatgtagacattcagctttatttCAACGGGTTCCGAGCCTATGAAAATTAAAAGAGCACAAACTGCTGTAATTCCAAAATAGTAAATTCAATACTACACTTCAATTTAATCTTGCCTTCTTTGTTTCCCATTATGAAAAATTAGTCACTGCCAAAACACTTATGGACCCAAATGTATTTCCTATTAAACAACAGGGaaaagaactccactcacatgtAATGCAGAGCTCCCGAAACAGTGATTCCAAAAAGCTGGAATAATGCACAGACTTTTCAAACTGTGATATTTTGTCTTTCAGTGCCTTCTCAAAAGCTATGAAGTCATCTTTTGTTGATGGACACATGGCTTCAATTCCAGAGGCACTATTTGTAGTAACAGTAGCGTCAACACCTGCAATTACAGGATCAATGAGACTCTCAAGCAATTTCATCTCTAATCAACAGCATAGCATCCATTCAACAGGAGGGAAACATTTAAAAGCAGAAGTTATTTAAAGAACTGGGAAAACAAACGAAAGCATTGAAAAATATAATCCACAGTTAGGGTTTTTTCCATTCAACAAGAATAATTAGCTGCAATGATTCACAGAATTGAAACAAAAATAGTAAATTCTCAATTTTACAAGATCAAAAACAAAGGagtcaaaaaatattttaatggagCAGCTCTAATTTGTTACTCCATAAAATACATAGTtctttaataaaaagaaaaagtaagaTGTGAGAATATAAAGAAATGTTtatatactgtattttttttaatagagtTACAAGTCAAAGACAGGCCATCCTTATACAGAGTGTATATATTTACTCTTGCATGATCATGCATGGATAAGCACGTACCAAAAGCTTCACATGCAAGCGCCATGTCTGATTCCTCCTGTAGCTTCTGCAAACGCAGTTTCTCTGCTGCCTCCTCCTCAGGGGTGAGATTCACAGCCTGGGACTCTTGTAACTATTTGAACATTAGAAATGTCAAAGATTTACATAACAATGAAAGCATtagaaaacatttatattcttaAGCAAAACATGATAAATGCACCCGATGAAAGCTTACAGTTGGGgcatattatatatacacatacatacataaataaatacacacacacatcagtagaTCAGATATCCATTTCATAGACAACATACCTGATTTCACAAATGATATctgaacacaccccactcctcacattTATCTCTTTTAAAGTTGGAGTATGGAGATGTTTAACTTTAAGCTGCGATTTTCTCAATTTATGCTTGTGTCTGAGCTTTGTTGTGTTTGATCTGAACTCTCTCCATGAAACTTATAGGCACCAAAATGTAGGGTTTCTATTACAAATATCAAAAAACTACTCTGAATGTTATAATTcaataaaaagaacattttctTTTAAGCAGATTGTCATGGAGACCAGTCTACACAGATTTATCTCccttccaaaaaacaaaaaaacaagcaaatacTAGCATTGTAACCACGATTAATCCCAGAATGTTATGATTACAATTTTTTTCTGACACCACTACACACATTGTTTTATCTGGAAAGCAAGACCTCCATCTGTTGATTTGACACTCACCCTTTTCTTAAGTTCTTCTTGTTTCCTTgctttctcattttctttctctttgagtTTAGCACTGAGCTTTTTCTTCTCTGGAGCTTTCACCTCTGTGAGAGGATAAACATTTATGTTGGAGGAAAGAGGGCTTTTTTTGTAAGCTGTCAACTTGCATGGCCAAATTCACAAATCAGAAATCAAAAACATCctgattctgttttttttttttttttaacaacagtATAACATACTGGAACATGCTCAAACTGTGGGCAGCACTCCTACTGGTTAGTCATCAGAAAAATACATTGCACCAGGATTAATCTACCacatagttattattattatatattttaatccaCCACCgtacattttacaaaaacagtTTATTTTAACAATTACTTGAGATTTTTGCATATTATCTCAATAATTCAATAAATGATAGCACCTGTTTTTTGTTCCTCCTCCACCACTTTCTGTTCTTCCTCTTCATCGTCATCCCAGTTGTCCTGTATGAGAAAATAGAATTCAGGGCATATCAACAATAAATCActaaaagtaaaatataaataagacCACTTGCAAATAATGCAATTATTCAGTAAAGAAAGCTCATGTATCCTTGTTCAGATGTAAACAAGGTAAGGGGAAATactatttttattcactgatcACGGTGCTGAAGTATAAAAAGCCAAAACCCGcctaaaaaaaatcttttttaaatcttttttgtaGCCATAAAGAATTTATTTTGAGGAATCTGTTTTTGAACCATTTCTACTGGTAGGTTTCTCGAGTTTTCAACAGCAGTAGCGTTACTTTGTGGTTTTAATTAACATAAATCTTGGTATTAATCATTGGTTAAAACTACTGACATGAACACTGACATGTTTAAAAGTTTACATTGATTGACTGTCTCTGAAAAATTACTGAAGGGAAATTACAAGGAAATAAACTGCCATGAAGTCTTTATCTACACCTCAGTATCATTGACGCTGGAGGTAGGAAAGataaagtaatattaaaatatgtaataaattaaacacacaaTTTTTTTCCTGATGTTAAAACAATATATGCCACAACATAAAAAAGGCATTCTCTCATTCCCACAGCAATGAAAAACCATTGAGATGCTGGCTTTATACTGGGGGTTTATATCTTTTAAGTGGTGTAATGGTGTTCCCATATATTCGAGTTCAGTGGTGTCAACATGTTAGCTTTTTAAAAACCTAGTGATAGACAACAGCCAGTCAGCCAGCCCGTTCTagaaatgattttttaaaaacatagaaATACTATTCATTCATAACACAGAAAAGAGTCAAGCCACATGGGGGGAAGTGAAACTGTCACTGGAGAGAGTTCTAGATAAATCTGAAGTATCAGAGAGCGGCAAAATTTGCAAGACGCAGCATGACTCAGTTCAGTCATAGGATACTGACAGTCAAGATAACACTAACAGTTGCTCTTACACATGGAGCCTGAGAGACCGATACATGGTTATTTATTAGGTTTAAATACACCGAGCTTGACTGTGCTATACAGCTGAGAGACAATGAGACAAAGCACATGTTTAAAGCTGTGAATGAAATGCTCCATCTGCCTCACTGAGGCCTGTTAGAAAACGGTCAGCATTTACCAGCCAAGCTGTGACAAATAACGTTAGCAGCGAGTGTTCAAGCGAtagtgtaaattaaaaaaaaccaacGAAACACTTCAAACGCAAGGCATTCACGTACTTGGTATCGTCGGTaatgtaaaatatgttaaaacttTAAATTGCTTTAAGTACATAAAAAGTGACTAGAATCACCTTACACTAATTTATCCGCGATAGAACCTTAGCTACTAGCCTTGAGTTTCTGTAGCCAAGttaaatattcagtgttttatagccgataaaaatgaaaatactaGCTCAAAATTGCTAAATATCTCTCATATGGCATATTTCCTGAGTTTTTATTACCAGTACTATGTGAGAGAAAAGCGGTGTCCCTAGAAAGCTGACACAGCTTTTAAATTTAAACCACGTTAAGCTTTATCCTTTCGACGGACTTAAATAGAGACGGAAGAATTTAGCTATCGTACtggttttaaaattattttgacGTTACAGGCTATCGTTTATTGACAATAGATTGTACTTATATCAACTTAATACACAAGAGGCATTTTGTATTTAcatgtcactttctgtaacgTTACATTTCAGATACTATCGCTTTGCATGAACCTATTTAACGTTTGAAAATATACTGTATCAGCCACCAGAAGAGACACTGCTGGTAGCTGTAACTCAGTTAGCCGCTCTGCTAACACGCTTCGTGGCCTGTCACTAGCTCAGCTTCGTGTGCGGGTAAAACATGTCAAATATAAATCTAATGAGACTTGTTAGGATTGACTGTCGAAGTATGAATATTATTTAAAGGatattacattttgtttctgCGTGACAACCACCATACACACTGTAAAGCTCGGGAACTAACGAGCAACTCTCACTGACCAACTTTATACAGGCTATTTCTCAAAGCCGCACTACACCGTTAAATACTACACCGCTGTCGGTAGCGCATTTATTAGCAACGTGTGAATAATGCAGTATCATGTGGTTTGAGACACAGCCACTGGCGCCGGCTGTGTAACGTTAATGTGCCGGTCCGAACTAACGTTACAGCACCGTCTTTTAGCTCCCCTAGCTAACGGTAACTTCAAGCAGAAACTTAAGCAGAGCACGGATTAAGCTAACATTAGCGAGTGAGATACATCAGCTCTACAATTGTAGGTTCTCTAAAGACTAAAAGTAATCCACTGGGGTTGAAGTTAGCTACGATTGtatttctccgttccaccttaaattaaacTGCATTCACACGCTTGCCTCACATGCGGAGGCCGGTTTAACTTTCCGTCAGTTGCCGTAGGTTAGTTCAAGACAAGTCCAACTAACTTGTCTTTACCTTCACGTCGTCTTCCTCGTCCTCGCCCTCCCATCGGTCCTTAAGACCCACAGTATTCTTCACCGGCTCGCTCGGCTCGAAGTTGTCCGCGTCTATCGTTAAAACAACAGATACGCCAGGTATGTAATGAAGAACAGCATAAGACGTATCTATTAAAAAGAAGTGAACGTGTAGTTCTTACCCCATGAGTCTGAGTCCGCCATCTTGCTGGTGTGCGGGAGTAGCACAGCGCGGTTTTAGTGAGGGCTCATACAAAACATGTGCGCTTCACTCGGGCAGCCTGCTCTCAGTGAACTGAAACCGAGCAGAGCCCAGCACCTTCAAAAACACAACGCCCCCGTGTGGAGCTCTACTACACCATAACAATCTCACCACTGCTGCGTTCTCCCTACCTAGTACACTAGGTAAGAACAAAAGGCCCCATCTGGACATAGATCTAACCCCTAGAAACACGTCTCTtctatgttcaaatgatgtagtaaactaaatacTGACAGAGCGACTGGTGAGCGACAATATAGAAGATATTCTCTCCAAAAATCATATGATGCTTTAAAAGTGGCTTAGATTTACAGGTgaatctcaataaattagaatatcatcataAAGTTAATTGATTTCAGTAATtattaatgatatatatatatatatatatatatatatatatatatatatgagagagagagagagaaattacaaacagagtgatctatttcaagcatttatttcttttaatgttgatgtttATGGATTACagctaatatatattatattagaccaatataaaaatgatttttaatacagaaatgttggcctagTGAAAAGAATGTACAGTATAAGAActcgtctgcattgttgggtctggtgtctctcatcttcctcttgggGATTTAGGTTAGGCGAGtcacagcagcagtccactccttgtgaatctcccccaaatttttgaatgggcttttcttgacaatcctttcaaggctgtggttatccctgttgccTGTGCACCTTTTTCaaccacactttttccttccagTCAACCTTCCATTAATaagcttggatacagcaggagggtgtcaatgactgccttctggacatctgtcaagtcagcagtcttccccgtgattgtgtagcctactgagcAAGACTAAAGGAgcattttaaaggcttttttCAAAGGTTTTGTGttaattattctaattttccaagACAATGACtcttgggttttcattggctgtaagtcataaacatcaacattaaaagaaataaacacttgataTAGATCACtctatttgtaatgaatctatgagttttacttttttatttgaattactCAAATAAAGCagctttttgatgatattctaatttattgagatgcacttGTATCTCTGCACCTTCAtcttcataaatatataatggaAATATTAATTCTGCATAAGTTATTAGTAATCATGCCACATTTTTATGCacccttttatttattaatgat includes:
- the LOC136676813 gene encoding eukaryotic translation initiation factor 3 subunit J-B-like, with the translated sequence MADSDSWDADNFEPSEPVKNTVGLKDRWEGEDEEDDVKDNWDDDEEEEQKVVEEEQKTEVKAPEKKKLSAKLKEKENEKARKQEELKKRLQESQAVNLTPEEEAAEKLRLQKLQEESDMALACEAFGVDATVTTNSASGIEAMCPSTKDDFIAFEKALKDKISQFEKSVHYSSFLESLFRELCITLEVDDLKKISNSLSALLSEKQKQEKEKAKGIKKKKKTVLAGGGLKAKQKDDFDAYGEFDGGYNEYDDFM